Proteins found in one Corynebacterium freneyi genomic segment:
- the murJ gene encoding murein biosynthesis integral membrane protein MurJ — translation MTEPDAPHSGQRGRIRRPAPPAPSPAPRTAPAARREEQAPILNRPPTGGGHPGSPGGPSTAAGTAGSGAGTTASGTAAGTMTRAADTSPGGSASSGSANAAGASKDSGKTSDADVVRSTGSMAIATLFSRITGFLRNALIGITLGPAVASAFNVANTLPNLITEIVLGAVLTSLVVPVLVRAQKEDADGGAAFVRRLLTLSLTLLGTVTVLAVIAAPILTRISLNADGKVNVPLSTSFAFLLLPQIVFYGIFSLLMAVLNTKGVFRPGAWAPVANNVVAIATLLLYWLLPGSLPEDHPGTITDPHILLLGLGTTLGVVIQALIMIPPLRRLGIDLRPLWGIDDRIKQFGGMGIAIVTYVAISQAGYIVTTRIASTADAAAPTVYQQSWLLLQVPYGIVGVTLLTAIMPRLSRNAADGDDKAVVRDLSVGTRLTMIALIPIVVFFTAFGVPIANALFAYGFFPKETADILGWTLSFSAFTLIPYALVLLHLRVFYAREEAWTPTFIIFGITLVKVTLSMLAPLMASRTELVVVLLGAANGFGFVAGAIIGGWLLRRTLGDLRSREVLKTCAWALGSALVGIAVAMALDSFVIGDPLDTLGSIGALLRVAVSGVLFLVVAGVVLSRSPLPEVRTLGGFLGRIPGLRRFAPAPADADAALESDDADAAIVGAAVGGPVAAAGENAAMASEGFTASPMLPPMPSEASRPTRFVPGEMVFGGRYRLLSEEGSRPGVRFWRAVDRSGPVRTDADGKKLHDEVALTFIDTLTAPHVGYTAPGAAVKIAEATKALRRVEGVGLARIRAVHLGRTDIIVAADWVPGIALSAVGEGTNADAAAFAVADLAEAAGRAHGEGIVLGADDLDRLRVSVDGRVVLAFPAPLPEATQDEDIEVTCRALSSLLDGCRHVPADVRVILDDASRSASADRAWGESSSSTDERDNERDDNDSADAADPAGDRNRGLVMANRLREAALGPDSGQLRVIAEDADVPDTPARLKQVTSTTRGRLWGSGAIVVGMVLVVALILAAVFAWLNRSEDSPLTPDSVRRGSEAAERALPRGPITIDDVAEWQATNPNPLAGPDDPYGAELAIDGDEDTAWTTSVYNAQLGTGPTAFKEGIGLVLTFEQDATPRFAEILGSPGAMVEIRSIPADLAEAGTGDLEETEVLGRGRLGDDETTIELTDAPKGRHLLIWVTKLPMPQAASIAEVTVER, via the coding sequence GTGACTGAACCCGACGCGCCACATTCCGGGCAGCGCGGCCGCATTCGCCGGCCCGCGCCTCCGGCGCCTTCTCCCGCGCCCCGCACCGCACCCGCGGCACGGCGCGAGGAGCAGGCCCCGATCCTGAATCGCCCGCCGACCGGCGGCGGCCACCCCGGCTCACCGGGCGGGCCGTCCACCGCGGCGGGCACCGCCGGTTCCGGGGCGGGGACGACCGCCTCCGGCACGGCGGCGGGCACCATGACCCGCGCCGCCGACACCTCGCCCGGCGGCTCCGCGAGTTCGGGCTCGGCGAACGCGGCCGGTGCGTCGAAGGACTCCGGCAAGACCAGCGACGCCGACGTCGTCCGGTCGACGGGCTCCATGGCCATCGCGACGCTGTTTTCCCGCATCACCGGGTTCCTGCGCAACGCGCTGATCGGCATCACGCTCGGCCCGGCGGTGGCGTCGGCGTTCAACGTCGCCAACACCCTGCCGAACCTCATCACCGAGATCGTCCTCGGTGCGGTCCTCACCTCGCTGGTGGTGCCGGTGCTGGTGCGCGCCCAGAAGGAGGACGCCGACGGCGGCGCCGCCTTCGTGCGCCGGCTGCTGACGCTGTCGCTGACCCTGCTGGGCACCGTCACCGTCCTGGCGGTCATCGCGGCACCGATATTGACCAGGATCAGCCTCAACGCCGACGGCAAGGTCAACGTCCCGCTATCGACGTCGTTCGCGTTCCTGTTATTGCCGCAGATCGTCTTCTACGGCATATTCTCGCTGCTCATGGCGGTGCTGAACACCAAGGGGGTGTTCAGACCGGGGGCGTGGGCGCCGGTGGCCAACAACGTGGTGGCCATCGCGACGCTCCTGCTCTACTGGCTGCTGCCCGGTTCCCTCCCGGAGGACCACCCGGGCACGATCACGGACCCGCACATTCTGCTGCTGGGCCTGGGCACGACGTTGGGCGTGGTTATCCAGGCGCTGATCATGATCCCGCCGCTGCGGCGCCTGGGCATCGATCTGCGCCCGCTGTGGGGCATCGACGACCGCATCAAGCAGTTCGGCGGGATGGGCATCGCCATCGTCACGTACGTGGCCATTTCGCAGGCCGGCTACATCGTCACCACGCGCATCGCGTCGACGGCGGATGCCGCGGCGCCGACGGTGTACCAGCAGTCGTGGCTGCTGTTGCAGGTGCCCTACGGCATCGTGGGCGTGACGCTGCTGACGGCGATCATGCCGCGCCTGTCGCGCAACGCCGCCGACGGCGACGACAAGGCCGTCGTCCGCGACCTGTCGGTGGGCACGCGCCTGACCATGATCGCGCTGATCCCCATCGTGGTGTTCTTCACGGCCTTCGGCGTGCCCATCGCCAACGCCCTGTTCGCCTACGGGTTCTTCCCGAAGGAGACGGCGGACATCCTCGGCTGGACGCTGTCCTTCTCTGCGTTCACGCTCATCCCGTACGCGTTGGTGCTGCTGCATCTGCGCGTGTTCTACGCCCGCGAGGAGGCGTGGACGCCGACGTTCATCATCTTCGGCATCACCCTGGTGAAGGTGACGCTGTCGATGCTGGCGCCGCTGATGGCGTCGCGCACGGAGCTCGTCGTGGTCCTGCTGGGCGCGGCCAACGGTTTCGGTTTCGTCGCCGGCGCGATCATCGGCGGATGGCTGCTGCGCAGGACGCTGGGCGATCTGCGCAGCCGTGAAGTGCTGAAGACGTGCGCGTGGGCGCTGGGCTCGGCGCTCGTCGGCATTGCGGTGGCGATGGCGTTGGATTCGTTCGTCATCGGCGATCCGCTGGACACCCTCGGGTCGATCGGCGCGCTGCTGCGCGTGGCGGTGTCGGGCGTGCTGTTCCTCGTCGTCGCCGGCGTGGTCCTGTCTCGTTCGCCGCTGCCGGAGGTGCGCACCCTCGGCGGTTTCCTGGGTCGCATCCCGGGTCTGCGCCGCTTCGCCCCCGCGCCGGCCGACGCGGACGCGGCCCTCGAGTCCGACGACGCCGACGCCGCGATCGTCGGCGCGGCCGTTGGTGGTCCCGTGGCGGCGGCCGGCGAGAACGCGGCGATGGCGTCGGAGGGCTTCACCGCCTCGCCGATGCTGCCGCCGATGCCGTCGGAGGCGTCCCGTCCGACGCGTTTCGTCCCCGGCGAGATGGTCTTCGGCGGCCGGTACCGGTTGCTGTCGGAGGAGGGGTCCCGCCCCGGCGTGCGGTTCTGGCGCGCGGTGGATCGGTCGGGTCCGGTGCGCACGGATGCGGACGGAAAGAAGCTTCACGACGAGGTCGCCCTGACGTTCATCGACACGCTCACGGCACCGCACGTCGGTTACACGGCGCCGGGCGCCGCAGTGAAGATCGCGGAGGCCACCAAGGCGCTGCGCCGCGTGGAGGGCGTCGGTCTGGCGCGCATCCGTGCGGTGCACCTGGGTCGCACGGACATCATCGTGGCGGCCGATTGGGTGCCGGGCATTGCGCTGTCGGCGGTGGGCGAAGGCACCAACGCCGACGCGGCGGCCTTCGCCGTGGCCGATCTCGCGGAAGCGGCGGGCCGCGCCCATGGCGAGGGCATCGTCCTCGGCGCCGATGATCTCGACCGTCTTCGCGTCAGCGTCGATGGCCGGGTGGTGCTGGCGTTCCCGGCGCCGCTGCCGGAGGCCACTCAGGACGAAGACATCGAGGTCACCTGCCGCGCCCTGTCCTCGCTTCTCGACGGCTGCCGGCACGTGCCCGCCGACGTCCGGGTGATTCTCGACGACGCTTCCCGAAGCGCGTCGGCCGATCGCGCGTGGGGCGAGTCGTCGTCAAGCACGGACGAGCGGGACAACGAACGGGACGACAACGACTCCGCCGACGCCGCCGATCCCGCCGGCGACCGCAACCGCGGCTTGGTGATGGCCAACCGCCTGCGGGAAGCCGCCCTCGGCCCCGACTCGGGCCAGCTGCGGGTCATCGCCGAAGACGCCGACGTGCCGGACACCCCGGCGCGACTGAAGCAGGTCACCTCGACCACGCGCGGGCGGCTGTGGGGCTCCGGCGCCATCGTCGTCGGCATGGTGCTGGTGGTCGCGCTGATCCTCGCCGCCGTGTTCGCGTGGCTCAACCGCTCCGAGGACTCGCCGCTGACGCCGGACTCGGTGCGCCGCGGATCCGAAGCCGCCGAACGGGCCCTGCCGCGCGGACCGATCACCATCGACGACGTCGCCGAATGGCAGGCGACCAACCCCAACCCCCTCGCGGGCCCCGACGACCCCTACGGCGCGGAGCTGGCCATCGACGGCGACGAGGACACCGCCTGGACGACGTCGGTGTACAACGCGCAACTGGGCACCGGGCCCACCGCGTTCAAGGAGGGCATCGGCCTGGTGCTCACCTTCGAGCAGGACGCGACGCCGCGGTTCGCGGAGATCCTCGGCTCGCCCGGCGCGATGGTCGAAATCCGGTCCATCCCGGCCGATCTCGCCGAAGCCGGCACCGGTGATCTCGAGGAGACGGAAGTGCTCGGGCGGGGTCGACTCGGCGACGACGAGACCACCATCGAGCTGACCGACGCCCCGAAGGGCCGCCACCTGCTGATCTGGGTCACGAAGCTGCCCATGCCGCAGGCCGCCTCCATCGCGGAGGTCACCGTCGAGCGGTGA
- the sigM gene encoding RNA polymerase sigma factor SigM, with product MNFGGRVTAPTALVDRGNTDGAGSAPGGGAPPDDRGDLELLTAHLAGDARAFPALVDRHERQLWWTAKRHSRTDSDAADAMQEALVKALRSAASFRRDSSVATWLHRIVVNCCHDRMRGRHGPPDGVVDDRVAPAPVEACAGDPALAVVMRQAMARLPEEQRLVILEVDVMGWPLADVARRLGIPEGTVKSRRSRARATLRRQLRRLEAEVAR from the coding sequence GTGAACTTCGGGGGGAGGGTCACCGCGCCGACGGCGTTGGTCGACCGGGGAAACACGGATGGAGCCGGGTCTGCGCCGGGGGGTGGCGCGCCACCGGATGATCGCGGGGATCTCGAGCTGCTCACCGCGCACCTGGCCGGTGATGCGCGGGCGTTCCCGGCGCTCGTCGACAGGCACGAACGGCAGTTGTGGTGGACGGCGAAGCGGCACTCGCGCACCGATTCCGACGCGGCCGACGCGATGCAGGAGGCCCTGGTCAAGGCCCTGCGCAGCGCAGCGTCGTTCCGCCGCGACTCGTCGGTGGCCACGTGGCTGCACCGCATCGTGGTCAACTGCTGCCATGACCGGATGCGGGGGCGTCACGGCCCTCCCGACGGGGTGGTGGACGATCGCGTCGCGCCCGCGCCGGTCGAGGCGTGTGCCGGGGATCCCGCGCTGGCCGTGGTGATGCGCCAGGCGATGGCGCGCCTGCCCGAGGAGCAGCGGCTCGTCATCCTCGAGGTCGACGTCATGGGCTGGCCGCTCGCCGACGTCGCCCGTCGGCTCGGCATCCCGGAGGGCACGGTGAAATCCCGCCGCTCCCGCGCCCGCGCCACCCTGCGCCGCCAGCTGCGCCGCCTGGAAGCGGAGGTCGCCCGATGA
- the trxB gene encoding thioredoxin-disulfide reductase, translating into MSDTIHDVIIVGSGPAGYTAAIYAARAELAPVVFEGVEFGGSLMTTTEVENFPGFAEGIQGPELMDQMRSQAERFGADLRMDDVDRMDLTGDVKSVWVGDEEHKARTVILATGAAPRYLGVPGEKELLGHGVSSCATCDGFFFRDHDIAVIGGGDSAMEEATFLTKFAKSVTIVHRREEFRASAIMLERARANEKIRFATNKVVDEVVGDGSVSGLKLKDTVTGEISELPVTAMFVAIGHDPRSQMVADQVDVDESGYVKVASPSTRTSLPGVFAAGDLVDSHYQQAITAAGTGCTAAIDAEHYLASLDQA; encoded by the coding sequence ATGTCCGACACCATCCACGACGTCATCATCGTCGGGTCCGGTCCCGCCGGATACACCGCCGCCATCTACGCCGCCCGCGCCGAGCTCGCGCCCGTCGTGTTCGAGGGCGTCGAGTTCGGCGGCTCCCTGATGACGACCACGGAGGTGGAGAACTTCCCCGGCTTCGCCGAGGGCATCCAGGGCCCCGAACTCATGGACCAGATGCGTTCCCAGGCCGAGCGTTTCGGCGCCGACCTGCGCATGGACGACGTCGACCGCATGGATCTGACCGGCGACGTGAAGTCCGTGTGGGTCGGCGACGAGGAGCACAAGGCCCGCACCGTCATCCTCGCGACGGGCGCCGCCCCGCGATACCTGGGCGTCCCCGGCGAGAAGGAGCTGCTCGGCCACGGCGTCAGCTCCTGCGCCACCTGCGACGGCTTCTTCTTCCGCGACCACGACATCGCCGTCATCGGCGGCGGCGACTCGGCGATGGAGGAGGCGACGTTCCTGACCAAGTTCGCCAAGTCCGTCACCATCGTCCACCGCCGCGAGGAGTTCCGCGCCTCCGCGATCATGCTGGAGCGCGCCCGCGCCAACGAGAAGATCCGCTTCGCCACCAACAAGGTCGTCGACGAGGTCGTCGGCGACGGCTCCGTCAGCGGCCTGAAGCTCAAGGACACCGTGACCGGCGAGATTTCCGAGCTGCCCGTCACCGCCATGTTCGTCGCCATCGGCCACGACCCCCGCTCGCAGATGGTCGCCGACCAGGTCGACGTCGACGAGTCCGGCTACGTCAAGGTGGCGTCCCCGTCGACCCGCACCTCCCTGCCGGGCGTCTTCGCCGCCGGCGACCTCGTCGATTCCCACTACCAGCAGGCGATCACCGCCGCCGGCACCGGCTGCACCGCCGCCATCGACGCCGAGCACTACCTGGCCTCGCTGGACCAGGCCTGA
- the trxA gene encoding thioredoxin has product MMSVVHVTSENFKATVIESDKPVLVDFWADWCGPCRKLSPVIEELAAEMGDQAVIAKCDIEAERTLAAMFQIMSIPALLIFKDGQKVDEIVGVKPKAEIRQKLEAQL; this is encoded by the coding sequence ATCATGTCCGTCGTCCACGTCACCTCCGAGAATTTCAAGGCCACCGTCATCGAGTCCGACAAGCCCGTGCTCGTCGACTTCTGGGCCGACTGGTGCGGCCCCTGCCGCAAGCTGAGCCCCGTCATCGAGGAGCTCGCCGCGGAGATGGGCGACCAGGCCGTCATCGCCAAGTGCGACATCGAGGCCGAGCGCACCCTGGCCGCCATGTTCCAGATCATGTCCATCCCCGCGCTGCTCATCTTCAAGGACGGCCAGAAGGTCGACGAGATCGTCGGCGTCAAGCCGAAGGCCGAGATCCGGCAGAAGCTTGAAGCTCAGCTCTAA
- a CDS encoding N-acetylmuramoyl-L-alanine amidase → MREYLQVGERSPRVAEVRTALARLGLMPGYAGDAVQQDSPQWSGDDDLFDEELRAALLAFQQSRGIYADGVIRDSTLKTLREASYVLGARVLSHDPLAPMTGDDIGKLQGILQELGFFDTRVDGHFGPLTDAAVREYQLNYGLEPDGICGPVTFRALSYLGRRVTGGSHVAMHERERVRAAGPKLSGKRVVIDPGCSNADPGMTVEGPYGPITEEEILWDLASRVEGRLVAAGAETILSRPRTADPSIEERAEMANAFGADVMISLRADRYPNERASGLATFYFGSIVGNSSILGEQLSGLIQREIVARTPLVDCRTHARTWDLMRLTRMPTVEVVVGYLTNPQDVAVLTSPDQRDQIAEAIVVGVKRLYLTEEDDQPLTGTYSFVELLEAEKDA, encoded by the coding sequence GTGCGGGAGTATCTGCAGGTGGGGGAGCGATCGCCGCGTGTAGCGGAGGTGCGCACCGCGCTGGCCAGACTTGGCCTCATGCCGGGCTACGCCGGGGACGCCGTCCAGCAGGACTCTCCGCAGTGGAGCGGCGACGACGACCTGTTCGACGAAGAGCTGCGGGCCGCCCTGCTGGCCTTCCAGCAGTCCCGCGGCATCTACGCCGACGGCGTCATCCGCGACTCGACCCTGAAGACCCTGCGCGAGGCGTCGTACGTTCTCGGCGCCCGTGTGCTGTCTCACGACCCCCTTGCGCCGATGACGGGCGACGACATCGGCAAGCTGCAGGGCATCCTCCAGGAGCTCGGTTTCTTCGACACCCGCGTCGATGGCCACTTCGGTCCGCTCACCGATGCTGCGGTGCGCGAGTACCAGCTCAACTACGGCCTCGAGCCCGACGGCATCTGCGGGCCGGTCACCTTCCGCGCCCTGAGCTACCTCGGCCGCCGGGTGACCGGCGGATCGCACGTCGCCATGCACGAACGCGAGCGGGTGCGCGCCGCCGGCCCGAAGCTGTCCGGCAAGCGCGTCGTCATCGACCCGGGCTGCAGCAACGCCGACCCCGGCATGACCGTCGAAGGCCCCTACGGCCCGATCACGGAGGAGGAGATCCTCTGGGACCTCGCCTCCCGCGTGGAGGGACGTCTGGTCGCCGCCGGCGCGGAGACGATTCTGTCGCGTCCGCGCACCGCCGACCCGTCGATCGAGGAGCGGGCCGAGATGGCCAACGCCTTCGGCGCCGACGTCATGATTTCCCTGCGCGCCGACCGGTACCCCAACGAGCGCGCCTCCGGGTTGGCGACCTTCTACTTCGGGTCGATCGTCGGAAACAGCTCGATTCTGGGCGAGCAATTGTCCGGCCTGATCCAGCGCGAAATCGTCGCCCGCACCCCGCTGGTCGACTGCCGCACGCACGCCCGTACGTGGGATCTGATGCGCCTGACGCGCATGCCCACGGTCGAGGTCGTCGTCGGTTACCTGACCAACCCGCAGGATGTCGCGGTGTTGACGTCGCCCGACCAGCGCGACCAGATCGCCGAGGCCATCGTCGTGGGCGTGAAGCGCCTGTACCTCACCGAAGAGGACGATCAGCCGCTGACCGGCACCTACAGCTTCGTCGAGCTCCTGGAAGCCGAGAAGGACGCGTAG